Within Schaalia sp. HMT-172, the genomic segment TCGCAGGGAGTTTTCGATGAGGGTGGCCAGGACCTGCCCGAGTTTGCCGGCGTCGGCCAGGATCGGGCGCTCGGCCTCGTCGAGGAAGACGAGGGTGCGCCCGGCGAGGGCGAATTGGTCCTCCCATTCCTCGCGGGCGGTGTTGAAGACTTCGAGGATGTGGATCGCCTCGGTCCCTCCGCCGCTTTCGCGTTTGGAGACGTCCAGGAGTTCGGCGACGACGTTCGTCATGCGTTCGACCTGTTCGAGGCAGGTGCGGGCCTCGGCGCGCACCTCCTCCTCCGAGGAGATGTACTCGATCTCTTCGAGGCGCATCGACAGGGCCGTGAGCGGGGTCCGCAGCTGGTGGGAGGCGTCCGCGGCGGCCTGGCGTTCGGCGGCGAGGCGCCCGGCCATGCGCTCTCCTGTGCGCGCGAGCTCCTCGGAGACCAGGTCGATCTCTTCGATGCCCGATTGCTCGACGCGGGCGCGCACGCCGCCGGATCCGATCTGCTCGGCCTGGGCGGCCAGGTAGATGAGGGGGGCGGACAGGGAGCGGGACAGCGATCGGGCCATGAGCCAGCCGATCAGCATGGATGCCGCCATTCCGGCGGCAAACATGCCGCATGCCCACACGATACGGGTGACGGCCGGTGAAGCCGACGAGGTCAGCTGGACGCTGACGCCGCCGGGAGACTCAGCGAACGCGGAGAGGGTACTGCCGGGGATCTCGGCTTCATGAGTCACGAGGTTCTCGCCGGGAATCAGTATCCGGTAGTTCAGTTCGGAGTCGCGACCATCGGCCTGGTCGGCGACCAGGGAGGCCAGGGCCTGGGAGTCGGTGCTCTCCCCCGCGGCCCGGCGCCGCTCAATGCTCTGGACGATGCGCTGGGCGGAGATCTCCAGGCCGCGCTGCTCGGAGGCCCAGATGGAGGCTGACGCAAAGAACGCGCCGGGCAGCCCCATGAGCACGCACACGACGGCGACGACGGAGACAATCATCCTCACCGCGCGTGCGCGCATGGCGGCCCTCCTTTATCGCCGGTTCAGCGCGCGTTCTCGAAGCGGAAGCCCATCCCGCGCACGGTCGTGATGTAGTGCGGGTCGGTCGCGTCGTCGCCGAGCTTGCGGCGCAGCCAGGACACGTGCATGTCGAGGGTCTTCGTCGAGCCGGTCGGATCGGAGCCCCACACCTCGCGCATGAGGGTGTCGCGCGCGACGACCGAGCCGGCCTCGCGCAGCAGGACGCGCAGCAGGTCAAACTCCTTGGCGGTCAGGCTCAGCTCGACGTCGCCGACGAAGGCGCGGTGGGCGGCGACGTCCATGCGGACGTCCTGGGCGCGCAGCTCACCCTCGGCGGGCTCGGCGACCTGGCGGCGCAGGAGGGCGCGCACGCGGGCGAGGAGCTCGGCGAGGCGGAAGGGCTTGGTCACGTAGTCGTCGGCGCCCGCGTCCAGCCCGACGACCATGTCGACCTCGTCCGTGCGGGCAGTCAGGATCAGAATCGGCACGCGGTTGCCGGAGGCGCGGACCTCGCGGGCCACGTCCAGGCCGTCCATGTCGGGCAGGCCCAGGTCCAAAACAACCAGGTCGACGCCGCGAATGTCGGCGAGGGCTTCGGCGCCCGACGCGTGCGCGCGCACGTCGTACCCTTCCCTGCCCAGAGCGCGGGTCAAGGGCTCGGAGATGGCCGGATCGTCTTCAACGAGGAGAACTGTAGTCACGCGCTCATCTTAGCAATTCCGAACCAAAACTTTCACCTTTCTTGACCCAGCCCGTTGGGCATTCAGGCGGGGTTCCGCGAGCCTCCTCGGGCCCGCGTCAGGCCGCGCGTGTCGCGAGCAGGTACGGCGAAACGGGGCCAAATCCGCGCAAGTCCGCGGTGGGAAACTCCTCCAGGCTGTAGCCCTCCCCGCCCTTGCCCGCGGCGATGGCGGCAGCGGTAGCGGGGTCGGTCAGGATCTTGCCGACGGGCGCGATGTCCACGAGGCGAGACGCCAGATTGACGGTCGGCCCGAAGACGTCGCCCGAGCGAGAGAACACGTCTCCGCGCACAAAGGACGCGCGCACGGGCAGCATCTCATCGTCAGCGTTGAGGCGTTCGATGAGCGTTGTCGCCACACGCAGGCCGGTCGTCAGATCGTCCGCGATGTACAGGACCGCATCGCCGATCATCTTGACGACGCGCCCACCCTCTTCGATGACGGCGGTGCGGCTCTCTTCCTCGAAGCGCTCGATGAGTCCGACGAGGGCGTCCCCGAGGATCGTCGAGGAGGACGTGTACGACACCATGTCGACGAAACCGAGACAGCGATTGAGGGGGAAGCGGCTATGACGCTCCTCGTGCCCGCGCTGGGACACCTCCCGGTCGAAGCGCGACAGGGTGGCCTCGAGCTGGCGACGCCAGGAGTAGACAAACATTTCCTGGAAGACATCGATGTAGTCGCGCATGTGGTCCAGGACGTACATGCGGGCCGTCGTGTCGTCCAG encodes:
- a CDS encoding adenylate/guanylate cyclase domain-containing protein is translated as MDERAASSHGAPDDLTATSYVPRLLGGHLTYSARDLSQATDTPIERVMQFWIALGFQAPDPDEPAFSQRDLDVFGKWHDLVESGAIDTATSRSLLRANSHLADRLALWQYEALVEDSSRRLMLDDTTARMYVLDHMRDYIDVFQEMFVYSWRRQLEATLSRFDREVSQRGHEERHSRFPLNRCLGFVDMVSYTSSSTILGDALVGLIERFEEESRTAVIEEGGRVVKMIGDAVLYIADDLTTGLRVATTLIERLNADDEMLPVRASFVRGDVFSRSGDVFGPTVNLASRLVDIAPVGKILTDPATAAAIAAGKGGEGYSLEEFPTADLRGFGPVSPYLLATRAA
- a CDS encoding response regulator transcription factor translates to MTTVLLVEDDPAISEPLTRALGREGYDVRAHASGAEALADIRGVDLVVLDLGLPDMDGLDVAREVRASGNRVPILILTARTDEVDMVVGLDAGADDYVTKPFRLAELLARVRALLRRQVAEPAEGELRAQDVRMDVAAHRAFVGDVELSLTAKEFDLLRVLLREAGSVVARDTLMREVWGSDPTGSTKTLDMHVSWLRRKLGDDATDPHYITTVRGMGFRFENAR
- a CDS encoding HAMP domain-containing sensor histidine kinase, which gives rise to MRARAVRMIVSVVAVVCVLMGLPGAFFASASIWASEQRGLEISAQRIVQSIERRRAAGESTDSQALASLVADQADGRDSELNYRILIPGENLVTHEAEIPGSTLSAFAESPGGVSVQLTSSASPAVTRIVWACGMFAAGMAASMLIGWLMARSLSRSLSAPLIYLAAQAEQIGSGGVRARVEQSGIEEIDLVSEELARTGERMAGRLAAERQAAADASHQLRTPLTALSMRLEEIEYISSEEEVRAEARTCLEQVERMTNVVAELLDVSKRESGGGTEAIHILEVFNTAREEWEDQFALAGRTLVFLDEAERPILADAGKLGQVLATLIENSLRYGDGTTRVWAHAGSSKRGVVIEVSDEGPGIDEALAPDIFEKGVSGHGSTGIGLALAHDLAQAMGGRLELKSNIPPIFTVSVAAIPASLDPDRVMPEGPLISMGRRSRRF